The DNA segment CGACGGTGATGGGATCGACGGTGTAGACGTCGGCGACGGTGATGGCCGTGAGGTTGTCGATGACGGCCTCCAGGACGGCGTCGTCGGTGACGATCCCCCAGAGCTCGCCGTCTTCGAAGACGGGGGCGATCTTCGCGTTGCCCTCGATGAGGATGCGCGCGGTTTCGCGCACGTCCTCGTCGCGCTCGACCGTCGGGGCCGGCGCCGATCGACTCGGTTTGAGTAGCGCAGCGACCTTCGCGTCGTCCTCGACGTGACTCTGGAGTACCTGGCGCTCGCTGATGACGCCCTCGTACTCGCCGTCGTCGGTGACGATCAGTCCCTTGGGGTTGCCGTTTTCGAACTCGGCTCGAACCTTCCCCATTCGCGTCCCGACGTCTATCTCGAGGTGGTCACGGGTCGCAATGTCAGCAATATTCATCGCTCTGGTCGCACGTTCTGTCCCGACCGTAATCAACATATTGCCCGTGTTGTGTGTTAGCTATGATCGTATTGCACGTCGGTACGTCGACGCTATCGCCGCCGAAGGCGGTCCCGATCGGCTGATTCCTGGCAGTGCCGTTCGGTTGCGCGTCCGCTACTCGACTCATCGTCGACTCGACAAATCCCGTCTCGGTGCCGTCCGTGTCCGACAGACGGATCCGCCGTCGCCGGGCCCGACTTTTTCGGCCGCGAACGTGTACGAGACGTATGCGTTGTGCTCGATCCCAGCCCGGTACGCGCGACCGGACTCACGCGCTCTCGTCGGTCGCCGACCGGGTCCCTGGAATAGACGCGTTCGGCCGATACACCTACCTCGTCACCGAAATCTTCTGGGGGATCGTCGCGTTCTCGTTACTCAGGCGTGCCGACGCGCTTCGAGCCGCGGCCCGGACGATCGTCGTGCTCTACCCGATCGCGTACGTGTGGGATCGGTACACGCTGGCGGTCGGCGTCTTCAGCATCGACTTGCGAACGGGCGTGGACGTCCTCGGCATCCCCGTCGAGGAGCACGTCTTCATGATCGTCGTTCCGGGACTCGTCGTCGGGATTCACGATACGATCCACGGACGAGTTCGCCCTTGAGCTCGTCGTCGACTCGGTACGCGCGTGCGCGGATTCGGATGCGTGATTGGCCGACGCGAACGATCGACCGACGAGCGACGCGACGACTCCGACGGAGGTGTCTAGTCGCGTCATACGAGTCCATCGCGTCTGCTCCACTCGTACTATCGATTTCGTACGCGACACGTACGCGCTGTAGGGTCGGGAGAAAACCCACAGGTCAATATGGCCGGCGGTGCAAGGACCGTAGCGATGAACACGCGGTCGCCCCCGGCTGGCGAATCCGACGACGGAGCGGGCGACGAGACGGCCACCGGCGGGCCGCGAACGGAGCGTGGACTCGTCGGCGTCGTTCGGTACTTCGTCGCCGTGTGCATCCTCGCTACGCTCGTTCTCGCGACCGTCACCGTCGTTCCACAGGTGTTCGACGAGGTCGTCTATCAGGCGAGTTCGATCGAGACCGACACCCCGCCCGCGGCGGGGGCTCACAACCCCTCGTTGCAACACCCGGACAATCCGGGCAATTCGTCCTACGAAGGTGTAGCGACGGTTCGGAGCGAGCACGTCGAAGATTACGTCCACTTCACGGTGAACGACATCCGCGCCGAACGCGGGCTCGACCCGCTCGTCTGGGACGGGACGATCGCGTCCGTCGCGCGAGCCCACAGCGAAGACATGGCCGATCGCGCGTACTTCGCACACACTAATCCCGACGGGCAGAGTCCGATGGATCGATACGAGACGACCGCGAACTACTGTCACATCTACGGTGAGAACATCGCGCAAAACTGGGCTGACAGGCGCGTTCAGGGATCGGACGGCGAAACGAGGCAGTACCGGACCGCCGAAGAACTGGCCGAGGGGCTCGTTGACCAGTGGATGCACTCCGAACCCCATCGGGAGGCGATACTCACCGAGGACTGGGACCGCGGCGGCGTCGGCGTCTACATCACCGAGGAGGGGAAGGTCTTTGCCACGCACAATTTCTGTACCGAACGCTAAGCGGGTTCCGTCGCCGATTCGGTGGCGTCGCGTCGACCGGGCGACGCCTGGCCGCCGCGCCTGCACGACATCGGACGACGGAACCGACGTTTCGGTCCGTCCGGCGATCGAACCGACCGGAGCGGGACGACCGTGAACGGGCGCACTCTCAGACGCACTGCGATCGACGTCTACCGGATCGCGTCCGAACACGAGGTCACGATACTCGCGGCGGCGTTCGCGTACTACGCGTTCGTCTCGATCGTTCCGACGGTGGTCCTCGCGCTAGTGGTGGGCTCGCTCGTCGGTGGCGAACAAACCGCCGCCGAGATCGTCGCCGTCGCGGGCGACGCCATGCCCGACGTCGGCGCCGTCCTGCTAACCGAGGTTCTGACGGCCGAATCCGGTCGAACGCAGGCGACGGTTATCGCCCTCGTCGTCGCCGCCTGGGGGGCCCTGAAGGTCTTTCGCGGACTCTCAATCTCGTTCGACCGGATCTACGGAACCGCCGTGGAGAAATCCTTCGTCGATCACCTCGTCGACGCCCTCGTCGCGCTGGTCGCCGTCGCCGGCGGACTCGCCGCGATGATCGGTCTCGGCTTCTTCCTCGGTATCGCCGCCGCGTACGTCCCGTTCGGGTACGTCCTCGGGTGGACCGGACTGGTCGCGAGTCTCGTACTCGTCTTCCTGCCGGTCTACTACGTGCTGCCACCGATCGACGTCTCGCTTCGCGAGGTCGTCCCCGGCGCCCTCTTCGCCGCCGTCGGCTGGAGCGTCCTCCAGATCGCCTTCCAGTTTTACGCTGCAAGAGCCGGCCAGTACGACGCCTACGGCGCCGTCGGTGGTATCCTCCTGCTCGTCACCTGGCTCTACCTGGCGGGGATCGTCATCCTGTTCGGCGCCGTCCTCAACGTGGTCCTGGCGGAGCGGGTCACCGAGGATGGAACCGACGAACTGGTCGCACGCACCGGCGATGGCTCTACCGATACGGACCGTTAAGCGGGTGGCAGTCGAACCGGCGTCTATGTCCGCGCCCTCGACCGACCAACTGATCGTGCTGAACAAGGACGAGGACACCGTGTCGTTCGTCGACGCGGCGGCCGGCGACACGATCGACGTCGTCGAAACCGAGTTCAATCCCCACGAGGTGGCCGTCTCTCCGGACGGTTCGCGAGCGTACGTGACCTGCTCGCTCGGCGGCTCGGTGGTCGCTATCGACACGGCCGACCGTACCGTCGTCGACCGGTTCGAACACGACCTGTTCGACTTCCCGCACGGGCTCGCCGTCCGCGAATCCGCCGACGAACTCTGGCTCGCCTCGACGTACAGTAGCCAGCTCTTCGTCTTCGACGTCGACACCTTGGCACTCCTGGAGAGGATCCCGACGCACCAGGACAAGTCGCACATGGTCACGTTCTCGCCCGACGAGGAAACGGCCTACGTGGCCAACATCGGGAGCGACACCGTCACAGTCGTCGACTGCGACACTCGCCGCGTCGTCGCGGATCCGCCGGTCGGTGAGGGCCCCGAGGGGATCGGCGTCGACCCGGATACCGGCGAGGTACTCGTCGCCAACCAGGACGACGGCACGCTCTCGGTCCTGGATCCGGACACGTACGAGGAAACGAGCGAGGCCCTGCTCGGCGAGACGCCCATCCGCGTGATGCTCTCGCCCGACGGCCGGTACGCGTTCGTCCCGAACCGCGAATCGGACAGCGTCTCGGTGATCGACACCGAACACGTTCGGAACGGCGAGCGGAAACCGTGGGAGATCGCCCGAATTCCAGTCGGCATCTGGCCCGGCGGCACCGTCTTCGCGCCGGACGGCTCGCGAGCCTTCGTCGCGAACAACAAGACGAACGACGTCTCCGTGATCGACGTCGATTCGTTCGAAGAAGTGACACGGTACGACGCCGGCATCCATCCCGACGGCATCGCGTATCTAGCGGACCCCGACGCATCGTAACCAGCGTCTGGGCCGCCTCTCGACGCTCACTCGTACGCCGGGAGGATCAGGTCGCGTCGGATCGCGACACTCGCTCCGACGAGGCCCACCCCGACGACGAGTAACCCGATCGATTGCCAGGTGAGCAGGCCGACCAATCCGTCTACGAGGAGCTGGACGAACCGCATCGCCGCTTCCGGGCCGTTAGCGGATTCGATCGCGGATTCGACCGCACCTGAAGCGAACTGCGCGCCGACGAGACTCGCGAGACCGACCATCGCCGTCGCGCTGCCGACGAGGCGAGCGGCGCTCGACGGCGGACCGATCCAGGTGAGAAGTGCGGCGAGCCCGAGTGCGAGCAGCGGGAGGACGATGGCCAGCGTCGACGCCGTCGTGGTCGCGGTCTGTGCTGTCTCCATCGTGCTGCGTTCCTGCGCCCCGAACTCCTCCGTTACGTTCACCGATTCCGGCGCCTCGGCGCGGATAGTGTCCTCGGCTTCGGTGAGTGCGGCGGATCGGAGTTCGGCCATTCCCGTCTCCACCGTCTCGCTGTAGGTGTCGTAGCCGATCGCGCCGGTGAGCGCTTCGACCCTGGCGTCCACGATGGTCTCGACCGGATCGGCGACGGACGCGGGGATCGTGCCATCGTCGACCGCCGCCTGGATCTGGCGCTCTTGCTCGTCGAGTAGGTCCGCTCGAATGTCGCCGCGACGCCGTTCGTACCTACGGTCAAGTTCCTCGTCGCTCAGGTGTCTCGGCGTCTCGTCCTGGATCTGCTGTTTGATGCGCGCTTCGAACGAGGCCCGGTGCTCGTCGAACGAGGACTGACTCTCGGCCATCTCCTCGATCGCCGTCCCGGGTGCCGTCTCTCCGGTTCCGGTCGCCAGCCCTGAGAGCGTCTCGTCGAAATCGGACGGCGAGACTCCCTGAAGTTCGGCTTCGAGTTCTGTGACGGCGTTCTCGATTACGGGGTCCGTCTCGATCGTGAGCGAGAGGGTCTCACGCTCACCGTGCAGGTAGGCGTACAACTCGTCCACGTTCGCGTCGACCTGTGACCTGACGTACTCTCTAGTGATGGCCGCCGCGAGCACGTCGTTCGTCGATCGGTCGATGGGGAGTGCCGGACTGATCGTCCCGCCGTCCCCGCCGAGTTGCCCCTCTATCTCCGTTTCGAGCGATGCGTACAGTTCGGCCTCCGCGGCCGTGTCGGTCGCGTACTCCGAGTTCATTACCGTCCGATCGGTCGCGACCAGGACGTTGGCCGACAGCAGTGCGCCCGAGAACACCACCCCGAGAACGCCGAAGATAACGATACGCTTGATATTCACGAGGGAAGGATTGGGGTACTGGATCATAAGCGCTGTTGCCGGGGGA comes from the Halovivax cerinus genome and includes:
- a CDS encoding YihY/virulence factor BrkB family protein, whose amino-acid sequence is MNGRTLRRTAIDVYRIASEHEVTILAAAFAYYAFVSIVPTVVLALVVGSLVGGEQTAAEIVAVAGDAMPDVGAVLLTEVLTAESGRTQATVIALVVAAWGALKVFRGLSISFDRIYGTAVEKSFVDHLVDALVALVAVAGGLAAMIGLGFFLGIAAAYVPFGYVLGWTGLVASLVLVFLPVYYVLPPIDVSLREVVPGALFAAVGWSVLQIAFQFYAARAGQYDAYGAVGGILLLVTWLYLAGIVILFGAVLNVVLAERVTEDGTDELVARTGDGSTDTDR
- a CDS encoding YncE family protein, which codes for MSAPSTDQLIVLNKDEDTVSFVDAAAGDTIDVVETEFNPHEVAVSPDGSRAYVTCSLGGSVVAIDTADRTVVDRFEHDLFDFPHGLAVRESADELWLASTYSSQLFVFDVDTLALLERIPTHQDKSHMVTFSPDEETAYVANIGSDTVTVVDCDTRRVVADPPVGEGPEGIGVDPDTGEVLVANQDDGTLSVLDPDTYEETSEALLGETPIRVMLSPDGRYAFVPNRESDSVSVIDTEHVRNGERKPWEIARIPVGIWPGGTVFAPDGSRAFVANNKTNDVSVIDVDSFEEVTRYDAGIHPDGIAYLADPDAS
- a CDS encoding CAP domain-containing protein, whose product is MNTRSPPAGESDDGAGDETATGGPRTERGLVGVVRYFVAVCILATLVLATVTVVPQVFDEVVYQASSIETDTPPAAGAHNPSLQHPDNPGNSSYEGVATVRSEHVEDYVHFTVNDIRAERGLDPLVWDGTIASVARAHSEDMADRAYFAHTNPDGQSPMDRYETTANYCHIYGENIAQNWADRRVQGSDGETRQYRTAEELAEGLVDQWMHSEPHREAILTEDWDRGGVGVYITEEGKVFATHNFCTER
- a CDS encoding lycopene cyclase domain-containing protein, giving the protein MRCARSQPGTRDRTHALSSVADRVPGIDAFGRYTYLVTEIFWGIVAFSLLRRADALRAAARTIVVLYPIAYVWDRYTLAVGVFSIDLRTGVDVLGIPVEEHVFMIVVPGLVVGIHDTIHGRVRP